The sequence agactttgaatgtgctgcaaagaggctaacaaccgaggaaGAACTTtatcatttatctcgccgtcaatctgtaataaatcatcaataaatgcatctaatctgaatgacacacagtcatttgatgcatggttatcgacttcattggctaaatgctgtaactctctagctaattgtgcgcccgccatagttacttaacgttatacacgaagcaaacgatcagtgagtgacgtgacgttagtccaaaacaagtcaagagtaatcgatcaaacgcttcaatctacgctgaaccaatagtaggcaagaccaacccatctaattatcatacaagacacagaaaagtaagaataaatacaagaataaataaataaaagtggaaataaatacatgccataataaataaatataaaaataaataaacgtataaataaataaatgtaaaaataaaaggaaatgataaataaaataatctaaaaataaataataataataataaaaaataattaaaaaatggacacaaaaaataataaatcaatttaaaaaatgaaaagaaaagttaaagctaagatcaataatagctaaaacgaattattttgttttatcaaaccattcattcctttatttattttcatattattacatttattcgtttatatatttatttatttatacattcatttatttataatttttgcaggtttagtcctccatagacCCGTGCACTTCattcaaaagaaaaatatttctcttttgttcaaaatatggaAGTGAAACTAATACAATTCATTActatatatatgaaatataatgtatatcAGGGGGACTCCAAAGCcccccattgtattcaacaatattcaaaggccccaCTCCCAATACCTCAACATTTCTACTAgaggtgtaacggttcaaattactcacggtttggtttgtgtcacggtttcggttcggtttgtgctatgttcagggaaaagggactgctgacaaataaaaagaagaacaaataatcaagctacaagtaacagcaccaattaaacaacagagcaaaacagaaaattaaataagatactgtatttaaggtagaaatggattaaagtaatcaaataaaacataacattgcatatgtagaaatgaaataagacgaatcataattgaagttacagaagtgagtgatttccttgactttgaacagacagcaggaatatgctgctgtcgctttaagaggaatgaaaccgatctatgaaggtatttttggtgGCCGCCAAAACTAGCTCGTTTGGctgcaaatgcacaaatcacttttgcaccatatatcatacagatatgtggtgcaaaatgagagtgtgtgcgaacttgtgtcagagactcgcagcagcagattcaagcagttgtagttatgctcttgtgtttgtgctagaacaatgtgcaagaataaaacctttaatttgtgagaaaatatttgacaagcattcaactctcattgcatgaattcacatactgtttgcggatgtgcaaaactcgtctgtgaacgcacgtcttttggtgcaggtgtgtgaatgtgttttgcgccatatttactgcagcatttgtagcaaaaaatgtgagtgcacgagtatctcagtttgtgatttgtagaactggatttgtgcacttgcactgaaggattcaagaaggtgtaactgttgtgttgtgtttgcgggagagaaaaaaaatctacaagtttgcaacttcTAATTTTTTCtacaaatttactgatacacatgtgtggccgacctctacaactacaagttccactctcacaggtgctcagtagttttgcaccaaaaataccttcatacaccgatccagtacactgatactgtacacgagcgttgtttttcgtctcactcagacataacctactatgtttgttaagatactggacaagaggggcatgttgacctacttcgtgtgtgactttgtccgtttaagcgcttcaaagacaactcaatatttgcggcTTGTCTCGAGACTCatgaaccatattataaatgcgtcatCAGATTTCAGATGAGCCGCGGTCCAAGCGCCGAActgttggtggagaaccgtgcggttcaattttttaccgagaacgttacacccctaatttctacccagtaaaatattttagagctgaatattaactggaaaaacatttattaactataaaaatggaatataagaaatatatatttttttctttcatttttatgaCAATATTGGTCATCTTGAGGCCCCTTTGGAAGTCTGCTGTATATGTATGACTCTTGCAGTCAGATCTCTCTATATTTAAATAGTATTTTTTCCGCATTATTAGTGTTAAGACCGATGACTATAGATGATGCGATAttttgtgtggtgttgtgttttCAGGATCCCGGTCTGACTCCACCGTCACCGGTCGTGGGATTGAAACCTCTGCAGTTGCTGGAGATTAAAGCCAGGGGGCGCTTCGGCTGCGTGTGGAAGGCTCAGATGATGAATGAATATGTAGCAGTGAAGATATTCCCCATTCAGGTTCATCCTTTTGTTTCTTCTGATGCTTTTACATAAGCCCTCTCAAGAGAACACGGTCGACGTTAGTTCCCAGACGTCTCATTCTTTCCTCCACTGTGGCTCACAGGACAAGCAGTCGTGGCAGAACGAGCGAGACATCTTCTCCACGCCGGGCATGAAACACGAAAACCTTCTCTGCTACATCGGCGCTGAGAGACGCGGTTCAAACCTGGAGACGGAGTTCTGGCTGATCACAGAGTTTCACGAGAGGGTGAGAGGCAATCCTGTCTAGACGGGATTGTTTGTGTTAGCGTATGACTGTTTCACATGTTCTCTTCCGACGTCCAGGGTTCTCTGACGGACTACCTGAAGGGAAACGTGGTGAGCTGGAACGATCTGTGTCGTATTGCCGAGACGATGGCGTGTGGTCTGGCGTACCTTCACGAAGACGTGCTGCGGTTTAAAGAGGGTCCGAAACCTGCCATAGCCCACAGGTGTGTTAGCGACCTTCAGCTTCTGAGCGGTCACGTGATGTGTACATCTGTAACAACAGTGTGATGATGTCCAACCCACAGAGACATCAAGAGTAAAAATGTGATGTTGAAGACAGATCTCACAGCGGTCATTGGTGATTTTGGTCTGGCGGTTCGCTTTGAACCTGGCGTACCTCCAGGAGACACACACGGTCAGGTAGGAAACTAGCGACCTCAAGGTCATGCCTTCGATTCCCAGCCAGACAGCTGCATCGATGTAATGTCAACCATGAGAGCTGTAAAGACTCACCGTTTGAATGGTTGCTCCGTCAGGTGGGCACGCGCCGGTACATGGCGCCAGAGGTGCTGGAGGGTGCCATCAACTTCCAGCGGGATGCGTTTCTGAGGATAGACATGTACGCCATGGGTCTGGTGCTCTGGGAGCTGGTGTCTCGCTGCAAAGCCGCTGACGGTGAGAGCCCACGCCGTCTAACATCTCACGCTGTGACAGCCGTATGTATGAAACGAACATGATTCGTGTGCTGTGTTCCTGTAGGTCCTGTAGACGAGTACATGTTGCCGTTTGAGGAGGAGATCGGGCAGCATCCGTCGCTGGAGGACCTTCAGGAGGTGGTGGTCCATAAGAAGATGCGGCCGGTGTTTAAAGACTCCTGGTTGAAGCATTCCGTACGTGTCATTCTTCATGTAGACATTCATACGCTCGTACGATGGTTCTGTGTGTAAAGATGTTTCTGGTTGGGCTTGAACAGGGCCTGGCGCAGATGTGCGAGACGATCGAGGAGTGCTGGGATCACGACGCAGAGGCCAGACTTTCGGCCGGTTGCGTGGAGGAGCGAATCTCTCAGATACGCCGCGTGACCAGCGGCACTACCTCAGACTGCCTGGTTTCCATGGTGACGTCGGTCACCAACGTGGACCTGCCACCCAAAGAGTCCAGTATCTGATTCACGACCCTCGTCTTTCCAAACTCAGTGAATCGCAACAACACCAATGCAGCTGCTATTTTATCCGAACATTTTTCAACTTGATTCTTATGATTACTCTTGGTTTTCTTTTCTCTACCAGCACACTTCTCGACTGCATTTTTAGCATTAGAGCAAACACAGGagatttttattcaaaatacaaACGGAGAGAGGACGTCTCGACGCGCATTCAGGTGCCGACAAATGAATGCAGGCCGTGCAGGTACCTCAACATTTCACTTCGTCGGATTCCCCCCCCCCCGTGTCGTTCTGTCGCTGGACACCATCGCCGGTGATAACCACGGTTGCATCATCAGATGGGATTTTAACACTGCTGCAAACCCGCGAGGATCATTAAGACTGTTACACGCGCAATTGAACTTCCTCGTGGGATTCacctttttactttcactttccgACAGTGCGTGCTATTCAAAATGACGAAATCGTGTCTTTTACGGAACTAACGGGTGTCGGAGAACACGGAAAAAGACGACTGGACTGAATTTCTTTCCTTGGTTTCTTTTTTGGTGACTGTGAAATAAGTTTGGCTGGAAATTTTCTCGAGTGGATTTGCCTGAAATCTCTGCGCGATGATCATCAGAGATGATGAGAACATTTAGTTTGGTACGGAAATCTTACTCAGGTATCTCGTGTCACGGGGTTGTGGGTCCATGACTGCCTTTCCCACATCATCACTAGGACAGAAATATTATGGTGCCCTCAGAATTTGAACActaaatatcaaaacaatacaTGCAAGaccatgatgtgtgtgtgtgtgtgtgtgtgtgtgtgcgtgcgtgcgtgcgtgcgtgcgcgtgctcAAGTGTGTGTGGTGGTAAAAGCTGATGAAATGGTTTGGCTGGTGTGGTTgtgaaaacagaaatgtttgttttgtttctgtctgtAATCTCTTGTAAATAATGTCACGTGTTTTAGATATTtgcttcagtctgtctctgtgcgtgcgtgcgtgtgtttgtgaaaACAACTCATcgttcacctcaaaatcaaaaggaaataagaaaatgtattttgcatcAATTAAGAGTTTCACATGTACTTATTTCATCAATGTTTAtaaatatcatgttttatttgctAGTAATTGCCATTTCATTCATATTACTATAAGATATTGCAAAGATTGAATTTTTTCATCAGCATAAATGAAATGGTACAACAAATATGAACAGAATTTCTTACTTTCTTTTGATTTGGTGAAGATGTGGGCATGTTTTCGTGAGATTCACGCAGAAAGCGTTTGGATTTGTGTCAGGTCCCTACATGTATTACCTCTTCTAACAGGGACCAAATTTGACTTTAACATCCTGCAATATTGACACGGATTCATGGGCTAAAAACTTCGACTTTGATCACGTGAAGAAAAAGAAACGATGAatgcagaatatttattttgtcttaAAAGTGGTAGATTGTAATCTGCGTTTCCATGCCATAATTCAAGCGAGAATTTCCACAGTGCTGCTGTTTGGGTGGTGATATATTCTGGTTTCTCCTCAGTAAACATCATCCTCAGATGCGATCGCGCCTCACCAGAAACGAAAAGGCTTCCGAGACGAAAGAGCGCAACATTAAACAATAACATTTGTTGtaaaaggacaaaaaaaaaaagtgaaagatGTTGTTCATGAACCACAGACCACCTCAGACCAGAAATACCTCAGATTTTCTAAGTGTATGACttctgttatatattttgttagtTGTGTTGTAGTAAGTATATTTTGGTGTAAGCTGGATTTTATGATAGGGAAGACgtttaaaaaagatgaaaagaaaACGATGTTTGAAGAAGTGCTACCATGTCGTGTTGTATAAATGAGAGAAGCCCATGATGTAAATAGCTGTATACAGTTGTAGAATTCTGCCGATGTGATAGCGGGCATTGCTCTTCATTTCAGCTGAGCTATCTTCCTACACGCTTCTCTTGCGTCTTTTACTTCAGGGGACATTGAACCTTAAATGTTTGGCGCTTCTTCCAAAAACTCAAACGCCCCATTTTTACTTGCACAATTTTGTACGAAACCCTCCGACGGGGGACGAATTGTTTGAAAGCAGACTTAAGAATGAACTGCGATGCGACTTCGCTCAAAGCGCCCTTACCAAATTACCTTCGCCCCAAATGCacgattgaaaaaaaaaaacaaagttcaAACGGAGTGAGCTTTCATTACAGGGCCAAATAAAGGTTTGGTGTCCCTACAGTGCCATTTCACTCTCTGTACCCATGATGCACTGCAGCGGTTGCTTCTTGAGCTTTAAGTTCTCTTTAATGGTGCCATATATCAGGAGTGAGACTGAAGGTCAGAATGTTGGCGAGCTATTTTTGTTCTCTTGCTCCAGTGTGATTTCACTTCGGTGACGTGGTGAGCCTTGTTTTGCTTTTCGGGAGTACCGTATGTTCCGCTTTGCATCTCAGACATTGAGACTTTCAGGAAACTGCATTTTCTTCAGGTTACCGTGGTACTGATGCCACTTTATCAAGTAGGAAAGTTTGGATGATTCTGCAAACGAAGAGTTTCCAATTGGCTCAGATGATGTAGCAAGCAATATCTCCAGCAATAGTTTGTGCGTTCTCTCTGTAGAACCTCTGGGCATTGATATAAACTTTCAGGCGATCTACCAAAAGGATTTGAACGGTTGATTGCTGTTTGATAACATGGATGGAAACCGGCTGTCATGTTTCACTGAACTGACCTCCTTGTTTTTATCAAATAGCATGCGATATGTAGCCAAATTCCTTGCATTGCTACATCTGCAAGTTTATAACCAAAgggttttcttcttttcttttcttttacattcaaaatacatttgtctgtctgtctacgtTTTATTATCGTTCAGATTTCGCACCGCTGACTTACAGATGCACAGAAATGGAAATGAAAGTGGTTCGTTTTTGACTAGCTGTTTTCATTGGACTGTGTGCTGTAAGCGTGTTTAATTGGATTGACCAGCGAGAGCTCGTTTTTGGATCACGAGAGACGTGATTTATGCAATACACTTCAACACTTCATTATATGCACTAAAACACTCAGTATTTCTTAAGTATCCTCGACATCTTCAGCCATATTTGAACCCGAGTAAAGAAATGATATTTCGCAGCCTTTGGACCGAGTTTGACTATTAATACAAAGCAAAACCACGAACAGCATCTTTAAATTTGGAAATACATATCTTTCTCAGGGTCACGAATGTGACAAAATCCTTGAAGTATGACCTGGAGATTTTCTGGACAGATTCTGTGAGATACGTTTgtctttgctgtttttcagtctCACGCTCGGTGGTGTTTGATTTGAGGCTTACCTGCTGGTTTATGAGTGCAAAGATGTTTTCACATTTCACATCAGGAGCCTTTAGAAAGATTCTGATGTGCCTGTTTGTGTGAATACTGAAGCAACCGCTGTTGTGCTGGCGTCACATTCTCTTCCTCCGCCTCTCACCTTCTCTTATACCTTGCAGAAAAAgctataaaaaatatacagtatatatgaaaaAGTATCTATGTATGTATAAAACTCTAAAGTGACCAGCTGTAACTCTGGATACAATCTTTGGTCCGGATTTTCAGGAAGCCGATACCTCAGAACTCGCGTGAAACAGTGTTGCCTAGCTGGATTGTTGTGACTGTACACTCATTCATAACACGAACCACCAACCTCTTTTATACTGACGTGACATGTATGATGACAGCTACACAACCTCTCTCCTCTCGCGCTCTCGGACTGCAGCTGCTGAAAACGAAATGGTGATTTTAGTCTGTTTGGTCGAGAAAACTGAACTCAAGTCTCGACGGTTGATGTCAGGAGTTGCGTGGATAAATAAAGGCTCACAGTAATGTACGAGCAAGTACTGCTCGGTAAATCTTGAGATTTGGC comes from Triplophysa rosa linkage group LG23, Trosa_1v2, whole genome shotgun sequence and encodes:
- the acvr2ba gene encoding activin receptor type-2B — translated: MFASRITFALLLGTLCAGPSHGEVETRECLYFNINWEIEKTNRSGVERCEDEKDKRSHCYASWRNNSGSIELVKKGCWLDDFNCYDRQDCVATEENPQVFFCCCEGNFCNERFTHLPDVTDGPEIEAPPVMPFLLNVLVHSLLPITMLSTALLLAFWMYRHRKPPYGHVDINEDPGLTPPSPVVGLKPLQLLEIKARGRFGCVWKAQMMNEYVAVKIFPIQDKQSWQNERDIFSTPGMKHENLLCYIGAERRGSNLETEFWLITEFHERGSLTDYLKGNVVSWNDLCRIAETMACGLAYLHEDVLRFKEGPKPAIAHRDIKSKNVMLKTDLTAVIGDFGLAVRFEPGVPPGDTHGQVGTRRYMAPEVLEGAINFQRDAFLRIDMYAMGLVLWELVSRCKAADGPVDEYMLPFEEEIGQHPSLEDLQEVVVHKKMRPVFKDSWLKHSGLAQMCETIEECWDHDAEARLSAGCVEERISQIRRVTSGTTSDCLVSMVTSVTNVDLPPKESSI